The Heterodontus francisci isolate sHetFra1 unplaced genomic scaffold, sHetFra1.hap1 HAP1_SCAFFOLD_554, whole genome shotgun sequence genome window below encodes:
- the LOC137362964 gene encoding probable G-protein coupled receptor 139, producing MIYYPIIAAIGIPVNVMTIVFLSRGKCGLSRCITHYLVAMAAADLLVTITDVVLNRINDYYFPTTFLFLTPVCSFHTVLVRAATDISVWLTVAFTFDRFVTICCQKLRTKYCTEKTAAVVIGTVCLLFCFKNIPWYFTFEPYITIDNIPWACNQKLQYYTLTAWVAFSWIDRCLTPLLPTFLILLLNALTIRHILVASRVRRRLRGTRNAVDHNDPEIESRRKSIILLFAISGNFILLWMTYVIVFLLIQITNQYYSTGFNDPMMIADYTSYMLLLLSCCTNTCIYAVIQTKFREELKNGMKYPLRIILTLLKQRK from the coding sequence TAAATGTGATGACGATTGtgttcctgtcccggggaaagtgcggtctctccagatgtatcactcactacctggtcgccatggcagcagcggatctattgGTCACTATCACTGACGTGGTGTTAAATCGGattaatgattattatttcccgACTACCTTCCTGTTTCTCACCCCTGTGTGCTCTTTCCACACCGTCCTGGTTCGTGCAGCCACTGAtatttctgtctggttaacagtcgctttcacttttgatcgttttgttactatttgttgccagaagctgaggactaaatattgcaccgagaaaacggcagctgtagttataggaactgtgtgtctgctgttctgttttaaaaacattccctggtactttacatttGAACCCTACATTACAATCGACAACATACCCTGGGCCTGCAATCAAAAGCTGCAGTATTACACATTAACTGCATGGGTAGCATTTAGCTGGATTGACCGCTGTCTCACCCCACTGCTCCCAACATTCCTGatattactgctcaatgctctgaccattcgacacattttagtggccagtagagtccGCAGGAGGTTGAGGGGCACCAGGAATGCCGTGGATCACAATGATCCGGAGATAGAGAGCAGaagaaaatctatcattttactgttcgcTATATCCGGAAACttcatactgttatggatgacgtaTGTGATAGTTTTCCTATTAATCCAAATTACAAACCAATATTATTCAACAGGTTTCAATGACCCGATGATGATCGCAGACTATACCAGCTACATGCTCCTGCttttgagctgctgcacaaacacgtgtatttatgcagtgatccagactaaattcagagaggagctgaagaatgggatgaAATATCCACTGAGGATAATACTTACATTATTGAAACAAAGAAAATAA